A window of Mucilaginibacter sp. PAMC 26640 contains these coding sequences:
- a CDS encoding recombinase — MATVSAKVYEHHQKDDGTFNVKIVVYHNQQRKFIETPHYVSKRQLNSNFEVKDKFLLLKLNELLDSYREVISDLGPKIDFFSCGELRDYLESKDREIDIICFANDHIEQLKRQGREPYSRSFRAVKNSLIDYFKRSSASITEINSNMLHAYERYLRSEREMIRVNQLGKEVRTKEKGLSDSGVHNHMRDLRTLFNAARTVYNDEDLGIVKIKHYPFNKYKVGSAPLTRSRSNSLTEIKLIANLEVKEGSRAELAKDLYMLSFYMCGMNAVDIYNSNEKWINCGRVEYNRSKTKSRRKDKAFFSVKIVNEALPLLRKYVGHLSKRYTTYAGLDTALSEGMKQLRKKAGIDDLTIYWARHSFATIARNNCRMSLDDVSAALNHIDHGHKITDIYIAKDWKIVDDVQSAVIDLIKTFNNPNDSLSYLKEKSEQDIYGTKRRDSMRLVV; from the coding sequence ATGGCAACTGTAAGTGCAAAAGTTTATGAGCACCACCAAAAAGATGACGGCACCTTCAACGTTAAGATCGTCGTTTATCACAATCAACAGAGGAAGTTTATAGAAACTCCTCATTATGTCTCTAAAAGGCAACTTAATTCAAATTTTGAAGTTAAGGACAAATTCCTTTTGCTTAAACTTAATGAACTGCTTGACAGCTATCGAGAGGTAATAAGCGATTTGGGACCGAAAATTGACTTCTTTTCCTGCGGAGAACTACGAGATTACCTGGAAAGCAAGGACAGGGAAATAGATATTATTTGCTTTGCAAATGATCACATTGAGCAACTCAAAAGGCAAGGAAGGGAACCTTATTCAAGAAGTTTTAGAGCAGTAAAAAATAGTTTAATTGATTATTTTAAGAGAAGTTCAGCTTCAATCACGGAAATTAATTCCAATATGCTTCACGCTTACGAAAGATACTTGAGAAGCGAGCGGGAAATGATCAGGGTAAATCAGTTGGGTAAAGAAGTACGAACGAAAGAAAAAGGGTTATCTGACAGTGGGGTTCATAATCACATGCGGGATCTGAGAACTCTTTTTAATGCTGCCCGCACTGTATATAATGACGAAGATCTCGGTATTGTTAAAATCAAGCATTATCCTTTTAACAAATATAAAGTAGGATCAGCACCCTTAACCCGTTCGAGGTCAAATTCCTTAACAGAAATTAAATTGATAGCCAATTTAGAAGTAAAAGAAGGCAGCAGAGCGGAGTTAGCCAAAGACCTTTATATGCTGTCCTTTTACATGTGCGGAATGAACGCAGTTGACATTTATAATTCTAACGAAAAATGGATTAACTGTGGACGAGTTGAATATAATCGCTCAAAAACAAAGAGCAGGCGAAAGGATAAAGCATTTTTTAGCGTAAAGATCGTCAACGAAGCATTACCGCTTTTACGGAAGTACGTCGGTCATCTTTCAAAGCGATATACAACATACGCTGGTTTAGATACAGCTCTGTCTGAGGGGATGAAGCAACTGCGAAAGAAGGCCGGTATAGATGATTTAACAATATATTGGGCGCGTCACTCTTTTGCAACCATCGCCAGAAACAATTGCAGAATGTCATTAGATGATGTTAGTGCAGCATTGAATCATATTGATCACGGCCACAAAATCACAGATATTTATATAGCCAAAGACTGGAAAATTGTAGATGACGTACAATCGGCTGTTATAGATTTAATTAAAACGTTTAATAACCCCAATGACAGTCTCTCATATCTAAAAGAAAAATCGGAACAAGATATTTATGGTACCAAAAGACGAGATAGTATGCGCTTGGTTGTTTAA